A single Cupriavidus sp. D39 DNA region contains:
- a CDS encoding ATP-binding cassette domain-containing protein has translation MSCAYGARQVLHTVDLQLPAGSVTALVGPSGAGKSTLVHLLGGLLQPSQGTITLNGIALDTLSDAQRCRLIGVATQEAFLFQGTLLEEAGLVEAIGDAQRA, from the coding sequence GTGTCCTGCGCCTATGGCGCGCGCCAGGTGCTGCACACGGTCGATCTACAGTTGCCGGCGGGCAGCGTCACGGCGCTGGTCGGCCCCTCGGGCGCCGGCAAATCCACGCTGGTGCATCTGCTGGGCGGGCTGCTGCAGCCGTCGCAGGGCACGATCACGCTCAATGGCATCGCGCTCGACACGCTGTCCGATGCGCAACGCTGCCGACTGATCGGCGTCGCCACCCAGGAGGCCTTTCTGTTCCAGGGCACTTTGCTGGAAGAAGCGGGGCTTGTCGAGGCCATCGGTGATGCCCAACGTGCTTGA
- a CDS encoding MFS transporter, with protein MPPGGGNHGYTDGCFYFTAGLLPSPTCGRGRALTELAGFSAGAVSALLVVYGIANVVGNAIVGRFADRYTRPILLGGLIVLAITLAVFAGFADNKVVSVAGLILIGLAGVPMNPAMAARAMRAAHPGPLVNTVHTSVINIGLAVGFWMGGLGIGAGYVRAKT; from the coding sequence TTGCCGCCTGGGGGCGGAAATCACGGCTACACCGACGGATGCTTTTACTTTACCGCCGGGTTGCTCCCCTCTCCCACTTGTGGGAGAGGGCGGGCGCTCACGGAGCTGGCGGGCTTTTCGGCCGGCGCCGTGAGCGCTTTGCTGGTTGTCTATGGCATCGCCAACGTGGTCGGCAACGCCATCGTGGGGCGATTTGCCGACAGGTACACGAGGCCCATCCTGCTGGGCGGCCTGATTGTTCTGGCGATCACCCTGGCCGTTTTTGCGGGCTTTGCCGACAACAAGGTCGTCAGCGTGGCCGGACTGATCCTGATCGGCCTGGCCGGCGTGCCAATGAACCCGGCGATGGCGGCCCGCGCCATGCGGGCCGCCCATCCCGGTCCGCTGGTCAATACCGTGCATACGTCGGTCATCAATATCGGGCTGGCGGTGGGTTTCTGGATGGGCGGGCTTGGCATCGGGGCGGGCTACGTACGGGCAAAGACGTGA
- a CDS encoding tripartite tricarboxylate transporter substrate binding protein translates to MRNTLARIALLFAAMSAVTTVVAQTEAKLPPLMRIVVPFSAGASNDVIARAIAPGLAKRLGTTVIVENKPGAAGVVGADSVAKAPRDGSVLLLTSSTFLTAAATQPRSPYDPLAAFTPVSMVAEGPLLLAVSSSTQVRSPAELIAAARAKPGALTYGSAGIGSLAQLATELLCDISKVQMMHVPYKGASNALIDLAAGQIDVMMSNYSSLVTQLKSGKVRALAVTSQRPNAAFPDLPPLAASVPGYGIEIWVGVLAPAGTPAPLVQRLNREINEIAASQDVRVVLEPDGSVPKAMSPSEFGARMRQDLAQWKRIASDRKIVAE, encoded by the coding sequence ATGAGAAATACGTTAGCCCGCATTGCGCTGTTATTTGCCGCGATGTCCGCGGTAACCACGGTGGTGGCACAGACCGAGGCCAAATTGCCGCCTTTGATGAGAATTGTCGTGCCGTTTTCGGCGGGGGCGAGCAACGACGTGATCGCGCGTGCGATCGCGCCGGGGCTGGCAAAGCGCCTGGGGACTACGGTCATCGTGGAAAACAAGCCCGGGGCCGCAGGCGTCGTTGGTGCCGACTCGGTGGCCAAGGCGCCACGGGACGGGTCGGTGCTGCTTCTGACGTCGTCGACCTTCCTGACCGCTGCCGCCACCCAGCCTCGCTCGCCCTATGATCCGCTAGCCGCGTTCACGCCGGTGTCCATGGTCGCCGAGGGGCCGTTGTTGCTGGCAGTCTCGTCCTCGACCCAGGTCAGGTCGCCGGCCGAGCTGATCGCGGCGGCGCGCGCGAAACCGGGCGCGCTGACCTATGGCTCGGCGGGGATAGGCTCCCTGGCGCAACTGGCCACGGAGTTGCTGTGCGACATCTCGAAAGTCCAGATGATGCATGTCCCGTACAAGGGGGCTTCCAATGCGCTGATCGACCTGGCGGCGGGGCAGATCGATGTCATGATGTCCAACTACAGCTCGCTCGTGACCCAGCTGAAGTCCGGCAAGGTACGGGCGCTGGCGGTAACCTCGCAGCGGCCGAATGCGGCCTTTCCCGACTTGCCGCCGCTGGCCGCATCGGTGCCAGGCTACGGGATCGAGATCTGGGTTGGTGTCCTTGCACCGGCCGGCACGCCCGCGCCGCTGGTGCAGAGGTTGAACCGGGAGATCAACGAGATCGCCGCGTCGCAGGATGTGCGTGTCGTGCTCGAACCGGACGGCTCAGTGCCCAAGGCAATGAGTCCATCCGAATTCGGCGCGCGCATGCGGCAGGATCTTGCGCAGTGGAAGCGCATCGCCAGCGACAGGAAGATCGTGGCGGAATGA
- a CDS encoding cupin domain-containing protein: protein MKTCSLQLAPLAAGLLLSLGTAMLACAEEPAMAGMEMVNPSAMKWGDAPESLPKGAKLAVLYGDPGKEGPFVIRLKTPAGYKVPPHWHTQSEYLTVISGTLYLGAGDKMDVAQGHALKTGGFHYLPGKAHHYAFSKTPTVIQIHGSGPLDINYIDPKDDPAAKR from the coding sequence ATGAAGACGTGTTCCCTGCAGCTTGCGCCGCTGGCGGCGGGCCTGCTGCTTTCGTTGGGCACCGCCATGCTGGCATGCGCCGAAGAGCCTGCCATGGCCGGGATGGAGATGGTCAATCCATCCGCGATGAAATGGGGCGATGCACCCGAATCGCTGCCCAAGGGTGCCAAGCTCGCGGTGCTCTATGGCGACCCCGGCAAGGAAGGCCCGTTCGTGATTCGGCTCAAGACGCCGGCGGGTTACAAGGTGCCGCCGCACTGGCACACCCAATCCGAGTATCTGACTGTTATCTCGGGGACGCTCTATCTTGGCGCAGGCGACAAGATGGACGTTGCTCAAGGACATGCGCTGAAGACGGGCGGCTTCCACTATTTGCCGGGCAAGGCCCACCACTACGCGTTTTCCAAGACGCCGACCGTCATCCAGATCCACGGTTCGGGCCCGCTCGACATCAACTACATCGACCCTAAGGATGATCCTGCAGCTAAGCGGTGA
- a CDS encoding OmpA family protein — MAKITHVTFGVHRLLRMSIAALCIVAAWPAARAGDNIMREQDISEEAITNALTPQDAADRNETLGIMHRDVYAAQEAGSPTKDPSTHLLITFNSNSSKLTEGARAALGKVARGLQSVKLSPYKFRIEGHADPRGSANANLKLSESRAAAVVEYLTLEGALPPTV, encoded by the coding sequence ATGGCAAAGATCACCCATGTCACTTTTGGTGTGCACCGCTTGCTACGCATGTCGATCGCGGCGCTCTGCATCGTGGCTGCCTGGCCTGCCGCTCGCGCCGGCGATAACATCATGCGGGAACAGGATATCAGCGAGGAAGCGATCACCAATGCCTTGACCCCGCAAGACGCAGCCGACAGGAATGAGACGCTCGGCATCATGCACCGCGATGTCTATGCGGCGCAGGAGGCCGGTAGCCCGACAAAAGATCCATCCACGCATTTGCTGATCACATTCAACAGCAATTCGTCGAAACTGACCGAAGGTGCGCGGGCCGCGCTTGGCAAGGTCGCTCGCGGGTTGCAGTCGGTAAAGCTCTCGCCATACAAGTTTCGAATCGAAGGGCATGCGGACCCACGCGGCTCGGCAAATGCCAACCTGAAGCTCTCCGAGAGCCGTGCCGCGGCAGTGGTGGAGTACCTCACCCTGGAGGGGGCGTTGCCTCCGACCGTCTGA
- a CDS encoding zeta toxin family protein codes for MARPVLYVLAGVNGAGKSSIGGYLLARAGLASFNPDTFARELRAATGCAQEDANAAAWHEGVRRLDQAVSEERTYAFETTLGGNSVPARIRAATQSHDVIIWFCGLASADQHVARVKARVTMGGHDIPEDKIRERCTTSLANLIALMPHLAHLQVYDNSIDAAPGDAVPDPRLLLEMSYGKLSWPTSPQDLRRTPEWAKPVVEAALAL; via the coding sequence ATGGCGCGGCCGGTCCTCTACGTGCTGGCCGGCGTCAACGGCGCAGGCAAAAGCTCGATAGGCGGTTACCTCCTCGCTCGCGCCGGCCTTGCCTCGTTCAATCCCGACACCTTCGCACGTGAATTGCGGGCTGCCACGGGATGCGCGCAGGAGGACGCCAATGCCGCGGCCTGGCACGAAGGCGTGCGCCGCCTGGATCAGGCCGTCTCCGAGGAACGTACCTATGCGTTCGAAACAACCCTTGGGGGTAACTCGGTCCCGGCAAGAATCAGAGCCGCCACGCAGTCGCACGACGTGATCATCTGGTTCTGCGGGCTCGCCTCTGCCGATCAGCACGTCGCGCGTGTCAAGGCGCGTGTGACGATGGGCGGGCACGACATCCCCGAAGACAAGATACGTGAACGCTGCACTACCTCACTGGCCAACCTGATCGCGCTGATGCCCCACCTGGCGCATCTCCAGGTCTACGACAACAGCATCGACGCCGCGCCCGGCGACGCCGTGCCCGACCCCCGCCTGCTGCTGGAAATGTCCTACGGCAAGCTATCGTGGCCAACCTCGCCGCAGGACCTGAGGCGAACGCCCGAATGGGCCAAGCCTGTCGTCGAAGCGGCGCTCGCACTTTGA
- a CDS encoding DUF1993 domain-containing protein, whose amino-acid sequence MSLSMYEVSIPAFIRAFGSLSAILDKGAAFAQAQGMDPADLIQTRLVADMDPLRAQVQRASDSAKGCAARLAGIEMPSFADTETTFPELQERIAKTVAFLKTIQPAQLEGSEARTIELKLRPEPVTFDGKSYLLGFALPNFYFHVTTAYDILRHKGVPIGKRDYLGLS is encoded by the coding sequence ATGTCACTCTCGATGTATGAAGTATCGATCCCGGCCTTTATCCGGGCCTTCGGCAGCTTGTCGGCCATCCTGGACAAGGGCGCCGCATTCGCGCAGGCGCAGGGCATGGACCCCGCCGACCTGATCCAGACCCGCCTGGTGGCGGACATGGACCCGCTGCGGGCGCAGGTGCAGCGCGCCAGCGACAGCGCAAAGGGTTGCGCGGCGCGGCTGGCTGGCATCGAGATGCCGTCGTTTGCCGACACCGAAACCACCTTCCCGGAGTTGCAGGAGCGCATCGCCAAGACGGTGGCCTTCCTGAAGACCATCCAGCCCGCCCAGCTCGAGGGCAGCGAGGCGCGCACCATTGAGCTCAAGCTGCGCCCCGAGCCCGTCACGTTCGACGGCAAGTCCTATCTGCTGGGCTTTGCGCTGCCGAACTTCTATTTCCACGTGACCACCGCTTACGACATCCTGCGCCACAAGGGTGTGCCGATCGGCAAGCGCGACTATCTCGGCCTGTCCTGA
- a CDS encoding nitroreductase family protein, protein MSADIDLALSGPQKMAFEFLLSRQSPWPLGAPAPSPKELDLVFEAALRAPDHGQLQPWRFIVIRDEARAALGEVFVRAAQARDPQSDGERFRVKAMAAPMLIALGVHLERGHKVPEIEQLLATAAATMNMLNALHILGYGGFWATGLNSYDEGVRQALGLGDEETLVGFLYVGTPKEAVRPASRPAPEGFVREWHGPA, encoded by the coding sequence ATGTCGGCCGATATCGATCTGGCGCTTTCCGGCCCGCAGAAGATGGCCTTTGAATTCCTGCTGTCGCGGCAGTCGCCGTGGCCGCTGGGCGCGCCCGCGCCATCGCCGAAGGAACTGGACCTGGTGTTCGAGGCGGCCTTGCGGGCGCCGGATCATGGCCAGCTCCAGCCGTGGCGCTTTATCGTGATCCGCGATGAGGCGCGCGCCGCGCTCGGCGAGGTGTTCGTGCGGGCGGCGCAGGCTCGCGATCCGCAAAGCGATGGCGAGCGCTTCCGGGTCAAGGCCATGGCCGCGCCGATGCTGATCGCGCTGGGCGTGCATCTCGAGCGCGGGCACAAGGTGCCAGAAATCGAGCAGTTGCTGGCGACGGCCGCGGCCACCATGAACATGCTTAACGCTCTGCATATCCTGGGTTACGGCGGCTTCTGGGCGACCGGCCTGAACAGCTATGACGAAGGCGTCCGGCAGGCACTAGGCCTTGGCGACGAGGAAACGCTGGTTGGCTTCCTGTATGTCGGTACACCCAAGGAAGCCGTGCGCCCGGCCAGCCGGCCGGCGCCCGAGGGGTTTGTACGCGAGTGGCATGGGCCGGCCTGA
- a CDS encoding type II toxin-antitoxin system Phd/YefM family antitoxin codes for MALPVTTDLLGELPRTPASEVKKHGWRGVMRTVSHHGKVLITNHNDPEAVILSTREYTAMVEAVRAAQANAPATLEALRKRFDERLASLDANDAGDRLRALAGQPARLDGKVKAGTGY; via the coding sequence ATGGCCCTACCCGTCACTACCGATCTGCTCGGCGAGTTGCCGCGTACACCGGCCTCCGAGGTCAAGAAGCATGGCTGGCGTGGCGTCATGCGAACAGTATCCCATCACGGCAAGGTGCTCATCACCAACCACAACGACCCCGAAGCCGTCATCCTTTCCACCCGCGAGTACACCGCCATGGTGGAGGCGGTTCGGGCCGCCCAGGCCAATGCCCCGGCCACGCTTGAGGCGCTGCGCAAACGTTTTGACGAGCGCCTTGCGTCTCTGGACGCCAACGACGCCGGCGACCGTTTGCGCGCCCTGGCCGGCCAACCTGCCCGGCTTGATGGAAAGGTGAAAGCCGGAACCGGATACTGA
- a CDS encoding MFS transporter, translated as MPIALFSLTISAFAIGTTEFVIVGLIPTIAADLHITLPSAGLLVSLYALGVAIGAPVLTALTGRLPRKALLLSLMALFTLGNLLAWKAPGYESLILARILTGLAHGVFFSIGSTIATSLVPKEKAASAIAIMFTGLTVALVTGVPLGTFIGQHFGWRETFLAVSALGLVAFVGSLMFVPANIRHGAPASLLQQAKVLAEPRLLLVYAKTAIGYGGSFIPFTFLAPILQDVSGFSAGAVGLVMVVYGVSVAAGNIWGGRLADRHGPIAALKIVFLLLSIVLFALCFTAPHRWLVVATVLAWGAFAFGNVPALQVYVVKQAERYTPGAVDVASGLNIAAFNLGIAGAAWAGGLIVTHMGLMHTPWIGALVVLVALGLTAWSGRLDRLEAQPTAGGKLAAGGA; from the coding sequence ATGCCCATTGCCCTGTTCTCACTGACCATCAGCGCGTTTGCCATCGGGACCACCGAATTCGTCATCGTCGGCCTGATCCCCACCATCGCCGCCGATCTACACATCACGCTGCCCTCGGCCGGCCTGCTGGTCAGCCTCTATGCGCTCGGCGTGGCCATCGGCGCCCCCGTGCTGACCGCCCTCACCGGCCGCCTGCCGCGCAAGGCGCTGCTGCTGTCGCTGATGGCCCTGTTCACGCTGGGCAACCTGCTGGCCTGGAAGGCGCCGGGCTATGAATCGCTGATCCTGGCGCGCATCCTGACCGGCCTGGCTCACGGCGTGTTCTTCTCGATCGGCTCCACCATCGCCACCAGCCTGGTGCCGAAGGAAAAGGCCGCGAGCGCCATCGCCATCATGTTCACCGGCCTGACCGTGGCGCTCGTCACCGGCGTGCCGCTGGGCACCTTTATCGGCCAGCATTTCGGCTGGCGTGAGACCTTCCTCGCGGTATCGGCGCTCGGCCTGGTCGCCTTTGTCGGCAGCCTGATGTTTGTCCCGGCCAATATCCGCCACGGCGCCCCTGCCTCGTTGCTGCAACAGGCCAAGGTGCTGGCCGAGCCGCGCCTGCTGCTGGTCTATGCCAAGACCGCGATCGGCTATGGCGGCTCGTTCATTCCCTTCACCTTCCTCGCACCCATCCTGCAAGACGTCTCGGGCTTCAGCGCCGGCGCGGTCGGGCTTGTCATGGTGGTGTACGGCGTATCGGTCGCCGCGGGCAACATCTGGGGCGGCCGCCTGGCCGATCGCCACGGCCCCATCGCCGCGCTCAAGATCGTGTTCCTGCTGCTGTCCATCGTGCTGTTCGCGCTGTGCTTCACCGCACCGCACCGCTGGCTGGTGGTAGCGACCGTGCTGGCCTGGGGCGCGTTCGCCTTCGGCAATGTGCCGGCGCTGCAGGTCTATGTGGTCAAGCAGGCGGAGCGCTATACGCCGGGCGCCGTCGATGTGGCATCGGGCCTGAATATCGCCGCCTTCAACCTGGGGATTGCCGGCGCGGCCTGGGCCGGCGGCCTGATCGTGACCCACATGGGCCTGATGCATACGCCGTGGATCGGCGCGCTGGTGGTGCTGGTGGCGCTGGGCCTGACCGCATGGAGCGGCCGCCTGGACAGGCTTGAAGCGCAACCCACGGCTGGTGGCAAGCTAGCCGCTGGCGGGGCCTGA
- a CDS encoding response regulator transcription factor, translating to MHTSLEPVRQRRSFDVVLIDTNPLVQLALRQILISIPGIDRVDCMYPDALANFHAHGSLLVPTDLLVLGLSHDSDGGLGLLMDACRFIRPRGMLMLTEDTPLGWVDQAAGDIPFAWLPKSASLACLDTTVHRLLQAGAQPPAAIAPRVLPMPLHRAALPPPLMLQAPADNPEHEEARQLGLTLRQYQILVQLAQGYPFKTIARALHLSESTVKTHAQTIYKRLGATSRSGAVYAARQQGATLQVLERASA from the coding sequence ATGCACACCAGCCTAGAACCGGTCCGACAGCGCCGGTCGTTCGATGTCGTCCTGATCGATACCAACCCACTTGTCCAGCTAGCGTTAAGACAGATTCTCATCAGCATCCCCGGCATCGACCGAGTGGATTGCATGTATCCCGATGCACTGGCGAACTTCCACGCCCACGGCAGCCTCCTCGTGCCAACCGACCTGCTGGTGCTCGGCCTTAGCCACGACAGCGACGGCGGCCTTGGCCTGCTGATGGACGCATGCCGGTTCATCCGGCCGCGCGGCATGCTCATGCTCACGGAAGACACGCCGCTGGGCTGGGTGGACCAGGCGGCCGGCGACATCCCCTTCGCCTGGCTACCGAAGTCGGCATCGCTTGCCTGCCTCGACACAACCGTTCATCGCCTGCTCCAGGCAGGCGCGCAGCCACCCGCAGCCATTGCGCCTCGCGTGCTGCCGATGCCTTTACACCGCGCGGCCCTGCCCCCACCACTCATGCTGCAGGCGCCGGCCGACAACCCGGAGCATGAAGAAGCGCGCCAGCTCGGGCTCACGCTGCGGCAATACCAGATCCTGGTGCAGCTGGCACAAGGCTATCCATTCAAGACCATCGCGCGGGCGCTGCACCTTTCCGAATCCACGGTCAAGACGCATGCCCAGACCATCTACAAGCGCCTGGGCGCCACCAGCCGGAGCGGCGCGGTGTATGCTGCCCGCCAGCAAGGCGCTACCTTGCAAGTGCTTGAACGCGCGAGCGCCTGA
- a CDS encoding DUF4387 domain-containing protein has product MQKTTQKLHQLAKTIRSKNAGVNKITFDIIFREAAEYERVKRSRVLSRESMAALYGIPVERISDFVEYDPAYAIKFTIYRTRPSGSAGDGDIFGAQQYAPLLDLDIPA; this is encoded by the coding sequence ATGCAAAAGACAACGCAGAAACTGCATCAACTCGCCAAGACGATCCGCAGCAAGAACGCAGGGGTCAACAAGATCACCTTCGACATCATCTTTCGCGAGGCGGCCGAGTACGAACGCGTCAAGCGCTCGCGCGTGCTGAGCCGGGAAAGCATGGCCGCGCTATATGGGATTCCGGTCGAACGGATCTCGGATTTCGTCGAGTACGATCCCGCGTACGCCATCAAGTTCACGATCTATCGCACCCGGCCCAGCGGCAGCGCCGGCGATGGCGACATCTTCGGTGCCCAGCAGTACGCGCCGCTGCTGGACCTTGATATTCCTGCCTAG
- a CDS encoding acyclic terpene utilization AtuA family protein translates to MQSLKIICPNGHLGFAPLRTESFGLGVEAGLDYIAADSGSDDVGPVPLGSDTSTSPEAWQRHDLEQMLLASRRLGVPMIIGSAGDTGSNSRVDLFVRIISELAARHGLKKFRVGYFYSEVDKAFLRETMRRGSEVRGLDGFADLTESELDATDRIVAMAGVHPYVELLRQGADVIIGGRSSDAAVFAAPALHHGFSADHSYYLGKVLECASFCAEPYGGKETVMGEISFEDVRVTAMHPEQRCTVASVSGHAMYERSNPYEEFVAGGKLDMTHCRYEQAGERATRITGSRFIEAETVRVKLEGAGKVGERFVGLCGIRDPYTIANVDRVIAWAREQVRARFGDGGYQLHYNVYGRDGVMGELEPLRDRPGHELCVLVQGVAPTREMAEEVTMIGLRQMFYARLPDVKGTAGSVSFPLDEVLHASAAYRWTLNHTVEVQDPMALFPTHLIEVGV, encoded by the coding sequence ATGCAGTCCCTGAAGATCATTTGCCCTAATGGCCATCTCGGCTTCGCGCCGTTGCGTACCGAGAGCTTTGGGTTGGGGGTGGAGGCGGGCCTCGACTACATCGCGGCCGATTCGGGAAGCGATGACGTGGGTCCCGTGCCGCTCGGATCGGACACCTCGACGAGTCCCGAAGCGTGGCAACGCCACGACCTGGAGCAAATGTTGCTGGCGTCGCGCCGACTCGGCGTGCCGATGATTATCGGCTCGGCCGGAGATACTGGCTCGAACAGCCGCGTGGACCTGTTCGTGCGGATCATCAGCGAACTGGCGGCCAGGCATGGCCTGAAGAAGTTCCGGGTCGGCTACTTCTATTCCGAGGTGGACAAGGCTTTCCTGCGCGAGACGATGCGGCGGGGAAGCGAGGTGCGCGGGCTTGACGGCTTTGCCGACCTGACCGAAAGCGAGCTCGACGCGACCGACCGTATCGTCGCCATGGCCGGTGTCCATCCTTATGTGGAACTGCTGCGCCAGGGCGCCGACGTGATCATCGGCGGGCGCAGTTCGGATGCCGCGGTCTTTGCCGCGCCGGCGCTGCACCACGGCTTTTCCGCCGATCATTCCTATTACCTGGGCAAGGTGCTCGAGTGCGCGTCGTTCTGCGCCGAGCCCTATGGCGGCAAGGAAACCGTGATGGGCGAAATCTCGTTCGAGGATGTCCGTGTCACGGCGATGCATCCCGAGCAGCGCTGCACCGTAGCCTCGGTATCCGGCCATGCGATGTACGAGCGCTCCAATCCGTACGAGGAGTTTGTCGCCGGGGGCAAGCTGGACATGACGCATTGCCGGTACGAGCAGGCCGGCGAACGCGCCACGCGCATCACGGGTTCGCGCTTTATCGAGGCGGAAACGGTCCGGGTCAAGCTGGAGGGGGCGGGGAAGGTGGGCGAGCGCTTCGTTGGCCTGTGCGGCATCCGCGACCCCTACACCATTGCCAACGTGGACCGGGTGATTGCATGGGCGCGCGAGCAGGTGCGCGCGCGTTTCGGCGACGGCGGCTATCAACTGCACTACAACGTGTACGGCCGCGATGGCGTGATGGGCGAGCTGGAGCCGCTGCGCGACCGGCCGGGGCACGAGCTTTGCGTGCTGGTGCAGGGGGTCGCCCCGACCCGTGAGATGGCCGAGGAGGTGACGATGATCGGCTTGCGCCAGATGTTCTATGCGCGCTTGCCCGACGTGAAAGGCACGGCCGGTTCGGTGTCGTTCCCGCTGGATGAAGTCCTGCACGCCAGCGCGGCCTACCGTTGGACGCTGAACCACACGGTGGAAGTGCAAGACCCCATGGCGCTGTTCCCCACCCATCTCATTGAAGTTGGCGTCTGA
- a CDS encoding sigma-54 interaction domain-containing protein, which produces MMNEPSRPQLVGEHPSIVALRELVARVGRSQASTVLIYGETGTGKSLVARMLHAQSNRAGREFIDINCAAIPAQLLESELFGHERGSFTGAVSRKEGLIEAANGGTVFLDEVRELDPVMQSKILTLLDTRRFRRVGAVRPISVDARFIAATNKILLSEVKAGKFREDLYYRLQVIAINIPPLRERGDDIFLLVSNALAKYNAQYGSHFRRLDPEVERIFRAYRWPGNVRELENLLERICLLEEGDCIRPDHLPARILRDVARPTGALDDPAALPVAFNGHGASEPAQDYHVATARFQRALIEQTLASCRQNFGSTAERLGLSRHALRHQMMKLGLLAPPAGSGEEGA; this is translated from the coding sequence ATGATGAACGAACCTTCTCGCCCGCAGCTCGTTGGGGAGCACCCCTCCATCGTCGCCCTGCGTGAACTGGTCGCCCGCGTTGGGCGCAGCCAGGCTAGCACCGTGCTGATCTATGGCGAGACCGGAACGGGGAAGAGCCTGGTGGCGCGCATGCTCCACGCGCAGTCCAACCGGGCTGGGCGCGAGTTCATCGACATCAATTGCGCGGCGATTCCTGCCCAGTTGCTCGAGTCCGAGCTGTTTGGCCATGAGCGTGGTTCGTTCACTGGCGCGGTCAGCAGGAAGGAGGGGCTGATCGAGGCGGCAAATGGCGGCACGGTCTTCCTGGACGAAGTCCGCGAGCTGGATCCGGTGATGCAGTCCAAGATCCTGACGCTGCTGGACACGCGGCGTTTCCGCCGGGTCGGCGCGGTGCGTCCCATCAGCGTGGACGCCCGCTTTATCGCCGCGACCAACAAGATCCTGTTGAGCGAGGTCAAGGCCGGCAAGTTTCGCGAGGATTTGTACTACCGGCTGCAGGTGATCGCCATCAATATCCCGCCGCTGCGTGAGCGCGGCGATGACATCTTCCTGCTCGTGAGCAACGCGCTGGCGAAGTACAACGCGCAGTACGGCAGCCACTTCCGGCGGCTGGATCCGGAGGTGGAGCGTATTTTTCGGGCGTACCGGTGGCCGGGGAATGTGCGTGAACTAGAGAACCTGCTGGAACGCATCTGCCTGCTCGAAGAAGGCGATTGCATCCGGCCGGATCATTTGCCGGCGCGAATCCTGCGGGACGTGGCGCGGCCCACCGGTGCGCTGGACGATCCGGCGGCGCTGCCAGTTGCATTCAATGGCCATGGGGCGTCCGAGCCGGCGCAGGATTATCACGTAGCCACTGCGCGCTTCCAGCGCGCCCTGATCGAGCAGACGCTGGCCTCATGCCGGCAGAACTTCGGTTCGACGGCCGAGAGGCTGGGGCTGAGCCGACACGCGCTGCGGCACCAGATGATGAAGCTGGGCTTGCTGGCCCCGCCCGCTGGAAGCGGCGAGGAGGGCGCGTGA
- a CDS encoding ABC transporter transmembrane domain-containing protein: MPTSAAPLRRLLCLAGTEKKRLLAALPLTVAAAVLELLPYWILYRAIALTLLADDAPAASALYRLAAWLALALLGKYLCYTAAYALSHQAAYQLLAYLRQQLARRLSWLPLRDLQSFRSGELKRILLQDVEQLESFIAHHTVELLAALVTPLCVALLLFRTDWRLALAALATVPLAALASALPLRRMNAHFERYTRAEAALNATLVEYVRNMPVMKAFNQDVMRFEQLRQQLHDYYAR; the protein is encoded by the coding sequence ATGCCGACCTCCGCAGCTCCCCTCCGCCGGCTGCTTTGCCTGGCGGGTACAGAAAAGAAACGATTGCTCGCCGCCCTGCCGCTCACGGTAGCCGCCGCCGTCCTGGAGCTGCTGCCCTACTGGATACTGTACCGCGCCATCGCGCTGACACTGCTGGCCGACGACGCGCCGGCGGCCAGCGCGCTGTACCGGTTGGCGGCCTGGCTAGCGCTGGCGCTGCTCGGCAAATATCTGTGCTACACCGCCGCCTACGCCCTGAGCCACCAAGCCGCCTACCAGTTGCTAGCCTACCTGCGGCAGCAGTTGGCGCGACGCCTGTCGTGGTTGCCGCTGCGTGACTTGCAGAGCTTTCGCTCTGGCGAGCTCAAGCGCATTCTGCTGCAGGATGTCGAACAGCTGGAATCCTTCATTGCCCACCATACGGTCGAATTGCTGGCCGCGCTGGTCACGCCGCTGTGCGTCGCACTGCTGCTGTTCCGGACCGACTGGCGGCTAGCGCTAGCTGCTCTGGCCACAGTGCCGCTGGCGGCGCTGGCCTCGGCGCTGCCGCTGCGCCGGATGAACGCACACTTCGAACGCTACACCCGTGCCGAAGCAGCGCTCAATGCCACCCTGGTCGAGTATGTGCGCAATATGCCTGTAATGAAGGCCTTCAATCAGGACGTCATGCGCTTTGAGCAGCTGCGTCAACAGTTGCACGACTATTACGCGCGATGA